Proteins encoded within one genomic window of Methanothrix harundinacea 6Ac:
- a CDS encoding manganese efflux pump MntP — protein sequence MDLISSLLIALGLSMDAFAVSVTGGATMSHDRLRGALAAAIFFGGFQAFMPVIGWLGGIGFSDLASSYDHWIAFALLALIGGKMIFESMTVEPSERSADLLDLRLLTLLAIATSIDALAVGVTFAFLDVSILVPVAIIGTVTFALSFLGVFIGSRFVGLLDNRVEVAGGLILIGIGLKILLDHLFF from the coding sequence ATGGACCTGATATCCTCCCTCCTCATCGCCCTCGGCCTCTCCATGGACGCCTTCGCCGTCTCGGTGACCGGCGGGGCGACCATGTCCCACGATAGGCTCAGGGGCGCCCTCGCGGCGGCGATCTTCTTCGGAGGCTTTCAGGCCTTCATGCCCGTCATCGGCTGGCTCGGCGGGATCGGATTCAGCGACCTTGCTTCCAGCTACGACCACTGGATCGCCTTCGCCCTCCTCGCCCTCATCGGCGGCAAGATGATCTTCGAGTCGATGACCGTTGAGCCGTCCGAGCGGTCTGCGGACCTCCTCGACCTCCGCTTGCTGACACTTCTGGCCATCGCCACCAGCATCGACGCCCTCGCCGTCGGCGTCACCTTCGCCTTCCTCGACGTCTCCATCCTCGTTCCGGTGGCCATCATCGGCACCGTTACCTTCGCTCTCTCCTTTCTCGGGGTCTTCATCGGGAGCCGATTCGTCGGCCTTCTGGATAACAGGGTCGAGGTCGCCGGAGGTTTGATCCTGATCGGGATCGGCCTCAAGATCCTCCTAGATCACCTCTTCTTTTAA